Proteins co-encoded in one Leptolyngbya boryana PCC 6306 genomic window:
- a CDS encoding PGAP1-like alpha/beta domain-containing protein → MKIVGIHGIAHTHLTAPEIEREWLPAIQGGLEEAGFSRIQPEDFTIAAYGALFRPEGTRAGWLPRLTAADIQDEREVTLLLEWWREAARLSQINRSHPQPDFLGEDLTIESPDSEGRGRTSRTVQAALRQLAKSKYFRQLGGERAVLFVLKQVREYLHNLEMKQAIQQRVIEKVSPDTRVIIGHSLGSVVAYECLCAHPEWNVETLITLGSPLGMSPIVFDALTPAPELGRGMYPNVKQWFNVADQGDIVALEKELEPKFGAIVDVLVYNGWESHSATRYLNAKETGRAIATGLFEA, encoded by the coding sequence ATGAAAATTGTTGGAATTCACGGAATTGCCCATACACACCTGACTGCTCCTGAAATTGAGCGCGAGTGGTTGCCTGCGATTCAGGGTGGGCTTGAAGAGGCAGGCTTTTCACGCATTCAGCCAGAAGATTTTACGATCGCTGCTTATGGTGCGTTATTTCGTCCAGAAGGGACGCGGGCAGGATGGCTTCCTAGACTGACCGCAGCAGATATTCAAGACGAGCGGGAGGTCACACTGCTTCTAGAGTGGTGGCGTGAAGCTGCCAGACTTTCGCAGATCAATCGTAGTCATCCGCAGCCTGATTTTTTAGGTGAAGATCTCACAATTGAAAGCCCAGATTCTGAGGGGCGAGGGCGAACTTCACGCACCGTTCAAGCAGCACTGAGGCAACTTGCAAAATCGAAATATTTCCGCCAGCTTGGAGGGGAGCGAGCCGTTCTATTTGTGTTAAAGCAGGTGCGGGAGTATTTGCACAATTTAGAGATGAAGCAAGCCATTCAACAGAGAGTGATCGAAAAAGTTTCACCAGATACGCGAGTGATCATCGGACACTCGCTCGGTTCGGTTGTTGCTTATGAATGTCTATGTGCCCATCCAGAATGGAATGTGGAAACGCTAATAACATTGGGATCTCCGCTGGGCATGTCTCCGATTGTGTTTGATGCACTAACACCTGCTCCTGAGCTTGGTCGAGGAATGTACCCGAACGTAAAGCAGTGGTTTAACGTTGCCGATCAAGGGGATATTGTGGCATTGGAGAAAGAATTGGAGCCTAAATTTGGCGCGATCGTAGATGTTCTGGTATACAACGGATGGGAGTCACACTCCGCCACTCGTTACCTTAATGCGAAAGAGACTGGACGTGCGATCGCTACAGGATTGTTTGAAGCATGA
- a CDS encoding multiubiquitin domain-containing protein, with translation MKDDEQINCQSSSESGQDSRSYRIQFALNNLNFRAVEITDPVPLGRQILAAAGINVRGDYSLFSILTSGDFEDIRLDETFDLRGRGVERFVAFQCDREFKLTLDDRQITWGKPAINGSDLYKLADISGDKAVFLEVRGGEDQLIAPEAVIDLTAPGVERFITAPRITLEIEIIVNARSQKVTSPEVTYEQIVQLAFPGSHNPNSVFSITYSKAASTPPKGELGAGGVVKVKQGTVFNVTRTDKS, from the coding sequence ATGAAAGACGATGAGCAAATTAATTGCCAAAGCTCAAGCGAGTCCGGGCAAGACTCACGCAGTTATCGTATTCAGTTCGCGCTCAACAACCTAAATTTTCGAGCCGTTGAAATCACTGACCCTGTGCCTCTGGGTCGGCAAATTCTCGCGGCGGCTGGGATTAATGTGAGAGGGGATTACAGCCTTTTTTCCATCCTGACTTCTGGCGATTTCGAGGACATCCGTCTGGATGAAACCTTTGACTTGCGCGGACGTGGCGTTGAGAGATTTGTAGCATTCCAGTGCGATCGAGAATTCAAATTGACCCTTGACGATCGACAAATCACCTGGGGCAAACCCGCAATTAACGGATCTGACCTTTACAAGCTGGCTGACATTAGCGGTGATAAAGCAGTATTTCTTGAAGTTCGTGGGGGTGAAGATCAATTGATCGCACCCGAAGCTGTGATCGACTTAACGGCTCCAGGAGTCGAACGATTCATCACTGCGCCTCGAATCACACTTGAAATCGAGATCATTGTGAATGCGCGATCGCAGAAGGTGACAAGCCCTGAAGTGACCTACGAGCAAATCGTGCAACTCGCTTTTCCAGGTTCGCACAATCCAAACTCCGTCTTCTCGATTACCTACAGCAAAGCTGCCTCTACACCACCCAAAGGTGAACTTGGTGCTGGAGGAGTTGTCAAAGTCAAACAAGGAACAGTCTTCAATGTCACACGCACTGATAAGTCATAG
- a CDS encoding DUF6527 family protein, with protein MMQHTSLEHEFVEQFPKTLQVGILYISMKYATAAHCCCCGCGEEVVTPFTPTDWKMTFDGETVSLSPSIGNWNFTCRSHYWIQSGRVIEAEIWTDQQISANRVQDKSAKADYYVRTEPNSSVQCTSKPSSQAKTAKLNSFLIERCLSVLRKFWRKLRYRARR; from the coding sequence ATGATGCAGCACACCTCTCTTGAACATGAGTTCGTCGAGCAATTCCCAAAAACCTTACAGGTAGGCATCTTATATATCTCTATGAAGTATGCCACTGCGGCTCATTGTTGCTGCTGTGGTTGTGGAGAAGAAGTGGTTACACCCTTTACTCCAACTGACTGGAAGATGACATTTGACGGGGAGACGGTTTCGTTATCTCCGTCGATCGGGAACTGGAATTTCACTTGTCGTTCTCATTACTGGATTCAATCTGGGCGAGTGATTGAAGCTGAGATCTGGACGGATCAGCAGATTTCAGCGAATCGCGTTCAGGATAAATCTGCCAAAGCGGATTACTATGTCAGAACTGAGCCAAACAGCAGTGTTCAATGTACTTCAAAACCATCTTCTCAAGCAAAGACAGCCAAATTGAATTCATTCTTAATCGAGCGCTGCTTGAGTGTCCTTAGAAAATTTTGGCGGAAGCTACGGTATAGAGCAAGAAGATAG
- a CDS encoding ThiF family adenylyltransferase, producing the protein MSHALISHSPDLKRLREEGYFVEIYAGFLLLREVPYVNAQRQVQTGTLISSLTLAGDVTQYGGDHVVYFDGEFPCTAEGVPIQQIAHQSGDLNLRDGLTAKHSFSSKPESGYTDYYHKMTTYAAILSGSAAVLKPGSNPRTFRVPDEGQKSVFVYIDTASDRAGIGALTDRLAHETLGIIGLGGTGSYILDSAAKTPVREIRLFDGDRFLQHNAFRSPGAPSIDELRDAPLKVDYWAKIYSKMHRRIIPHAVTIDSSTLHLLEGLSFVFVCIDQGTAKRQIFQKLEALGIPFIDVGMGLELVDGSLGGILRTTAHIPGKQTECPQRVNFEGGGENDIYASNIQVADLNALNAMLAVIKWKKIRGFYRDLEGELHSTYTTDSNMLLSADFV; encoded by the coding sequence ATGTCACACGCACTGATAAGTCATAGCCCGGATCTCAAGCGCCTGCGCGAAGAAGGCTATTTCGTCGAGATTTATGCGGGATTCCTGCTTTTGCGGGAAGTGCCATACGTCAATGCACAGCGACAGGTGCAAACTGGAACGCTAATCTCCAGCTTGACGCTGGCTGGAGATGTTACTCAGTATGGTGGAGATCACGTCGTTTACTTCGATGGTGAGTTTCCCTGCACGGCTGAGGGGGTGCCAATCCAGCAGATTGCCCATCAAAGCGGCGATCTGAATTTGAGAGATGGACTCACCGCAAAGCACAGTTTTTCGAGCAAGCCAGAAAGCGGTTACACAGATTACTACCACAAAATGACGACCTATGCTGCTATCCTTTCTGGATCAGCAGCAGTGTTGAAGCCAGGTTCAAATCCAAGAACCTTTCGCGTGCCGGATGAGGGACAAAAGAGCGTGTTTGTATACATTGATACGGCATCGGATCGAGCTGGTATCGGTGCGCTTACCGATCGGCTTGCTCACGAAACGCTAGGAATTATCGGTTTGGGCGGCACTGGCTCATATATCCTTGACTCGGCTGCCAAGACACCAGTACGGGAGATTCGATTGTTCGATGGCGATCGATTTCTTCAGCACAATGCCTTTCGTTCTCCTGGTGCGCCGTCTATTGATGAATTGCGGGATGCGCCCTTGAAAGTCGATTACTGGGCAAAAATTTACTCGAAAATGCACCGTAGGATTATTCCTCATGCAGTTACGATCGATTCCAGTACGCTTCATCTACTAGAAGGGCTAAGCTTTGTGTTTGTCTGCATTGATCAAGGAACAGCAAAGCGGCAAATCTTTCAGAAGTTGGAAGCACTGGGTATTCCGTTTATTGATGTTGGGATGGGACTGGAATTAGTCGATGGATCGCTTGGAGGAATTCTGCGAACCACTGCACACATTCCGGGCAAACAAACAGAATGCCCACAGCGAGTTAATTTTGAAGGCGGGGGCGAAAATGATATCTACGCCTCAAATATCCAGGTTGCTGATCTGAACGCCTTGAATGCAATGCTAGCCGTGATCAAGTGGAAGAAGATCCGAGGATTTTATCGCGATCTAGAGGGTGAGCTTCACTCCACCTACACAACCGATAGCAATATGCTCCTGAGCGCGGATTTCGTATGA
- a CDS encoding HTH domain-containing protein: MNNFPENDEPRRYLIVIGSPHCPNLGLPHLPQVEFDIVKIIELFANRQQGYEIVLTDQIPVGATSNQIKNALNIWFASSDRRASDRVVIYYGGHGDEVGQLSDHYLFTAESCKNNLSNTAIATRSLIESLFQGDNECPQNVLLILDVCYAGIGQQQAFDVLNRLKNFNSAGSGIWIVAASTDGQAGDGAFVEALSTAMQFEAGSTEEFLSISQIVHHINQHFKANQKAQRAIASGARIQEQASFIRNTRFQSPTRRIQQPTLLVPGESRNVDVTVGMLTSKIDRLSSELSKAKAQHLETYRELYRRGEFQEALSILSALRADEHWDNFDKVLQAQILCSLAGYVLGIEKDVAKAQELAEEAQAIDPEANTTIIRVLIQYNIEGAEAALKLIDNPSTLDLYNLKLGLHLELGQLDEVFSQLEKLAQKFEADSETNRIHALALLDQSDIPGAQVKIQQARYDNPRWEKIRAAEATINYFSALSPSIAPRLIDRPLPVEWCLVKRDDESLRRLRMAAAEFSQLAAETERGDPQRDHWEIWHFAALANDPDHQAEAQTLCQALLAKDPTHPQAIAWSIVRRYEIDTTSSQQALEALVQAGSQDLECIITLLGLYVQFNSPKLALDLLNAKQEVFERTNRLEIWQFWYVQALSANGDFEQALEIIEQFDRSEVRRNLQVAVFYERSRLQNHWQPLAEFLEICWQESGNNQYLYEACQLQAKLQNWSYVVEHADTLVLSIATADALSLAALAAWQVDHAEQCYHLLNNHLHLFPHRVLPPDLRRLRTRCQARLGLLPQAISDASELAYLQETVENLTIILNLQIDHGDLQGVAQTASRLLRNEEIRPSVLLRASRCLLIEDFHLARRLWQRAVTGDIDNDLLREVISLGYNLEFDRELRPFIHRAQILALSGQGPFQLIEMPELLNREREWIASAEVMNSKYDVAELPIHLIAQFRHLPLSGIFHSLFNVNASEPNPLLQAPIFIRHGARPFPQITLESTFQRRLHLDISALLVAAHLEILDVLERRFHPIRISPALPTALLQEAEHFTPQQPSQLAGYREILRLHKAKQLQQLPSSLTLSSENLLEHLNEQTAMLLQQARCENGFVVEFLPLERIDENGNSHPIVLEESDQQRLINCRTLIEVLREEGSLSQTAYESALEKLPDLSHVSVSQRPTRNDALFVNSGLVKSLADSELLAKLCRHFRIFITTQCIDEAQAAVNGNEAATEMVQWIRELIQKISDGLAQGRYEMVAVLSSDSDEASESRQLLDANGLTAYDLFNYQPQENDLIWIDDRFFSQYPYQEHGVPIIGILEILEVLRVNQDLSEADYYEKILQLRKSNARYVPITSREILYHLEQTQVKDNGNLQETEDLAILRRYIATCLLDSHRLQRPTRDQNATHPDGELPFVSGCVRATLEALRTIWADEQRSIKTAAAYSDWILFNLYTGMFGVRHLLPELDVDQDGLEVLSDDIWMLYCYGLGLWRIDEQSHRFVSHRRKAYFQWLEHRMIERRFRANSEMIPAIARLICETILHLSRDESLNEQQSHLCRLMLERFYRDLPTALKNELNAEPELTAYFQIEIIEAVNLSQFDPAHRPIFSASEFLSAISTVMNGREAEIKASNSEIIYRVQAVHQGDTVIQLHFTNLTTVHKFAIQDDVMGLASANPKVREQLLRANPAWFDCDHTTYENAIAAIVSTTDLQRRLDQTNQWRRESARCFYESFQQKLHQEQEFTTEDLISPCGAGLLRHFHLVQHSSESLSFSESLESAAISMLVVNDLETCIERFSCFPTKLPSQIKKAFLNLPSDEREELLEGLVDKMTSPVCQLHMLDLALSSPGSIPLVQQVFNALLSRDGQIQFQLFEAILCLVDKEFSYWLEARQWSPSIRLAITWAHSSKLHNLLYEPDVDLEAFSRELNDLNQMRQISAEILDRDAALWNDILSPRRLNRIRFIVGGMGAILQDCEQSVLEAIGVVQSLTDFATKTVEDQRFLSISLWHDDDTLAQNNLGALWGGSRQKNLSIVLGEDLARQGASDYLKAMVDTAIGVLETEPTCENQWSLLIYIIGDLPMYADLAEKLSHLAKTINFAELYDTQPTTTFLALRVACDHAANTTDEELRAKLETELIAIAQSVSLLEQSLQVDKEISEQLLECALKVTVRLNNPCMTSASLNKLLEKIATAWWRFSEIRAEGMCLTSFDLPANQLHYAWTANLKLRTLRRY; encoded by the coding sequence ATGAATAATTTTCCTGAAAATGATGAGCCTCGACGCTACTTAATTGTAATCGGCTCTCCTCACTGCCCGAATTTAGGACTTCCACATTTGCCGCAAGTTGAGTTCGATATTGTAAAAATCATCGAACTGTTCGCGAATCGGCAGCAGGGATATGAGATCGTATTAACTGATCAAATTCCAGTGGGTGCAACCTCTAACCAAATTAAAAATGCATTAAACATCTGGTTTGCCAGTTCTGATCGGAGAGCTTCAGATCGCGTTGTTATCTATTATGGGGGACATGGAGATGAGGTCGGACAACTTAGCGATCACTATCTGTTCACTGCTGAATCTTGCAAGAACAACTTATCTAATACTGCGATCGCAACGCGCAGTCTAATCGAAAGCCTGTTTCAGGGAGATAATGAGTGTCCTCAAAATGTTTTGCTGATTCTAGACGTTTGTTACGCTGGAATTGGGCAACAACAAGCCTTTGATGTTCTGAACCGTTTAAAGAATTTCAATTCAGCAGGAAGCGGTATTTGGATCGTTGCTGCAAGTACTGATGGTCAAGCGGGAGATGGTGCATTTGTTGAAGCACTCTCGACCGCAATGCAGTTTGAGGCTGGAAGTACTGAGGAATTTTTATCAATTAGTCAGATTGTTCATCACATTAATCAGCACTTCAAGGCTAATCAGAAGGCTCAAAGAGCGATCGCATCTGGCGCGAGAATTCAAGAACAAGCCTCTTTTATCCGGAACACTCGGTTTCAGTCTCCTACGCGACGTATTCAGCAACCGACCTTGCTTGTTCCAGGTGAATCTAGGAATGTAGATGTCACAGTTGGTATGCTAACATCCAAGATTGATCGGCTCTCCTCCGAGCTATCCAAAGCGAAGGCGCAGCACCTTGAAACATACCGTGAACTTTACCGAAGAGGAGAATTTCAAGAAGCGCTGTCTATTCTGAGTGCCCTCCGTGCTGATGAGCATTGGGATAATTTTGATAAAGTGCTACAGGCACAGATTCTATGCTCCCTTGCGGGCTATGTGCTTGGTATTGAGAAAGATGTGGCAAAAGCTCAGGAACTTGCAGAAGAGGCTCAAGCTATTGATCCAGAAGCAAATACCACAATTATTCGAGTGTTGATTCAGTACAATATCGAAGGCGCTGAAGCTGCTCTAAAACTCATTGACAATCCGTCTACACTCGACTTATACAATTTGAAGCTGGGCTTACATCTGGAACTAGGGCAGCTTGATGAAGTCTTTTCACAGCTAGAAAAATTAGCACAAAAATTTGAAGCAGACTCGGAGACTAACCGAATTCATGCACTCGCTCTTTTGGATCAAAGTGATATTCCTGGCGCACAGGTCAAAATTCAACAGGCGCGTTATGACAACCCCCGATGGGAAAAAATCCGAGCAGCAGAGGCAACTATCAACTATTTCAGCGCACTTTCCCCATCCATTGCACCAAGGCTGATCGATCGACCTCTACCAGTCGAATGGTGTCTAGTGAAACGAGATGACGAAAGCTTAAGAAGGTTACGCATGGCAGCAGCAGAGTTTAGCCAACTTGCAGCGGAAACTGAACGGGGCGATCCGCAACGCGATCATTGGGAGATTTGGCATTTTGCCGCTTTAGCGAATGATCCAGATCATCAAGCAGAAGCTCAAACACTGTGCCAAGCTTTGTTAGCAAAAGATCCAACTCATCCTCAAGCGATCGCTTGGAGTATAGTGCGTCGCTATGAAATTGATACAACTTCCAGTCAGCAAGCTTTAGAAGCTCTAGTCCAAGCAGGGAGTCAGGATTTAGAGTGCATCATTACGCTACTCGGTCTTTATGTGCAGTTCAATTCGCCTAAACTTGCGCTAGATTTACTCAATGCAAAACAGGAAGTATTTGAGCGTACAAACCGTCTTGAAATTTGGCAATTCTGGTATGTGCAAGCTTTATCTGCAAATGGTGATTTTGAGCAAGCACTCGAAATCATCGAACAATTTGATCGTTCCGAAGTTCGACGCAATCTTCAAGTAGCTGTATTCTACGAGCGATCGCGTCTCCAGAATCACTGGCAACCGCTGGCTGAATTCCTTGAAATTTGTTGGCAAGAAAGTGGTAACAATCAGTATCTATACGAAGCGTGTCAACTTCAAGCTAAATTGCAGAACTGGAGTTATGTTGTTGAACATGCAGACACACTTGTTTTGTCAATCGCAACAGCAGATGCACTCAGCCTCGCCGCGTTAGCAGCTTGGCAAGTCGATCATGCAGAACAGTGCTATCACCTGCTCAATAATCATCTTCATCTTTTCCCACATCGGGTCTTGCCGCCCGATTTGCGCCGCTTGAGAACACGGTGTCAAGCACGATTAGGATTGCTCCCTCAAGCGATCTCGGATGCGAGTGAGTTAGCTTATTTACAAGAAACTGTCGAGAATCTCACCATCATTCTGAATCTTCAAATTGATCATGGTGATCTTCAAGGAGTTGCTCAAACTGCAAGTCGCTTGCTTAGAAACGAAGAAATTCGTCCAAGTGTTTTATTGCGAGCCTCACGATGCTTGCTCATTGAAGATTTCCATCTGGCGCGTCGTTTATGGCAACGAGCAGTAACAGGAGACATTGACAATGATCTTTTACGTGAAGTGATTAGCTTAGGTTACAACCTCGAATTCGATCGAGAACTCCGACCTTTTATTCATCGAGCGCAGATTCTTGCTTTAAGTGGGCAAGGTCCATTTCAATTGATTGAAATGCCTGAACTTTTGAATCGAGAACGAGAGTGGATTGCTAGCGCTGAGGTAATGAATTCAAAGTACGATGTGGCAGAGCTTCCAATTCATTTGATTGCTCAATTCCGCCATCTTCCTTTGTCAGGCATTTTTCACTCCCTTTTTAATGTCAACGCATCTGAGCCAAATCCACTGCTTCAAGCTCCTATCTTCATTCGTCATGGCGCTCGACCTTTTCCTCAAATCACTTTAGAATCAACGTTTCAACGGCGATTGCATTTAGATATTTCTGCACTTCTAGTTGCCGCCCACTTAGAGATTTTAGATGTTCTTGAGCGTCGGTTTCATCCAATCCGGATCTCACCCGCATTACCAACGGCGCTCTTACAAGAAGCTGAACATTTTACGCCTCAACAACCTTCCCAATTAGCAGGCTATCGTGAAATTCTACGCCTTCACAAGGCAAAGCAATTACAGCAACTTCCATCGTCGCTTACTCTCAGTTCTGAGAATCTACTTGAACACCTGAATGAACAGACTGCGATGTTGTTACAGCAGGCTCGTTGTGAAAATGGATTTGTGGTTGAATTTTTACCGCTTGAACGCATTGACGAGAATGGGAATTCTCATCCTATCGTTCTAGAAGAAAGCGATCAACAGCGATTGATTAACTGCCGAACACTTATTGAAGTTCTAAGAGAAGAAGGAAGCCTGTCTCAAACTGCTTACGAATCTGCCCTTGAGAAATTACCTGATCTAAGTCATGTGTCCGTTTCTCAACGTCCAACCCGAAACGACGCGCTGTTCGTAAATTCAGGATTAGTCAAGTCGTTAGCTGATTCAGAACTTCTTGCAAAATTGTGTCGTCATTTCCGTATTTTTATCACAACACAGTGCATTGACGAGGCTCAGGCTGCTGTTAATGGAAACGAGGCGGCAACTGAAATGGTGCAGTGGATACGAGAATTAATTCAGAAAATCTCAGATGGATTAGCACAAGGTCGGTATGAGATGGTTGCTGTACTATCGTCTGATTCAGATGAAGCTTCCGAATCACGCCAGCTTCTGGATGCGAACGGTTTGACGGCTTATGATCTCTTCAACTATCAGCCTCAAGAGAACGATTTGATTTGGATTGACGATCGCTTCTTTAGCCAGTATCCCTATCAAGAACATGGAGTTCCTATTATTGGAATCTTAGAGATTTTAGAAGTACTCAGGGTCAATCAGGACTTGAGTGAAGCAGACTACTATGAAAAGATTTTACAGCTTCGGAAAAGTAATGCTCGCTATGTTCCCATTACAAGCCGAGAAATCCTATATCACCTCGAGCAAACCCAGGTGAAGGACAACGGCAACCTGCAAGAAACTGAAGATCTAGCTATCTTGCGCCGCTATATTGCTACTTGTTTGCTAGATTCGCATCGCTTGCAACGTCCAACAAGGGATCAGAATGCGACGCATCCCGATGGCGAATTACCGTTTGTTTCTGGATGTGTGCGAGCGACGTTAGAAGCATTGAGAACAATCTGGGCGGATGAGCAGCGATCCATAAAAACAGCAGCAGCTTACTCAGACTGGATTCTTTTCAATCTGTATACCGGGATGTTTGGGGTTCGACATTTACTGCCTGAGCTAGACGTTGATCAAGATGGGCTTGAGGTGTTGAGTGATGATATTTGGATGCTCTATTGTTACGGGTTAGGGCTATGGCGGATTGATGAGCAAAGTCATCGTTTTGTGTCTCACCGCCGCAAGGCATACTTTCAATGGCTGGAACATCGAATGATTGAGCGGCGATTTAGAGCAAATTCAGAAATGATTCCGGCGATCGCGCGTCTAATTTGCGAAACGATTCTTCACCTTAGTCGGGACGAGAGCTTGAATGAGCAACAATCACATCTCTGCCGTCTGATGTTGGAGCGATTTTATCGAGACCTCCCCACTGCTCTGAAGAATGAGCTAAATGCTGAACCCGAACTGACTGCCTACTTCCAGATTGAGATTATTGAAGCAGTCAATCTAAGTCAATTTGATCCTGCTCATCGTCCAATCTTTTCAGCATCTGAATTTCTTAGCGCGATCTCAACAGTCATGAATGGTAGGGAAGCAGAAATTAAAGCTTCAAACTCCGAAATAATCTATCGAGTGCAGGCAGTGCATCAAGGTGACACAGTGATCCAACTGCATTTCACGAATCTGACAACCGTACATAAGTTTGCAATACAAGACGATGTAATGGGACTTGCATCCGCAAATCCTAAAGTGCGTGAGCAGCTATTACGAGCAAATCCAGCTTGGTTTGATTGCGATCACACAACCTACGAAAACGCGATAGCGGCGATCGTTTCTACAACCGATTTACAAAGAAGACTCGATCAAACAAATCAGTGGCGAAGAGAATCAGCAAGATGTTTCTATGAATCATTTCAGCAGAAACTTCATCAGGAGCAAGAGTTTACAACTGAAGATTTGATTTCTCCTTGCGGTGCTGGATTGCTGCGGCATTTTCATTTAGTGCAACATTCATCTGAATCGCTTAGCTTTAGCGAGAGTCTTGAGTCTGCTGCAATATCAATGTTGGTCGTGAATGATTTGGAGACGTGCATAGAACGATTCTCCTGTTTTCCAACAAAATTACCATCACAAATCAAAAAAGCTTTTCTCAACTTACCATCTGACGAGAGAGAAGAACTCCTGGAAGGATTAGTTGACAAAATGACCTCCCCAGTTTGTCAACTACATATGTTGGACCTTGCTCTATCTTCTCCAGGTTCAATTCCACTTGTTCAACAAGTCTTTAATGCGCTTCTGAGTAGGGATGGACAAATTCAATTTCAATTATTCGAGGCAATTCTATGTCTAGTTGACAAAGAATTCAGCTACTGGCTTGAGGCTCGGCAATGGTCGCCATCGATTCGATTGGCAATTACGTGGGCACATAGTAGTAAGTTGCATAATCTACTCTATGAGCCTGACGTGGATCTAGAAGCCTTCAGTCGGGAACTGAACGACCTAAATCAGATGAGGCAAATCAGCGCAGAAATTCTCGATCGTGATGCCGCACTGTGGAATGATATTCTTTCTCCCAGGCGACTGAATCGAATTCGATTCATTGTCGGTGGAATGGGAGCTATTCTTCAAGACTGCGAGCAAAGCGTGCTAGAGGCAATTGGGGTTGTTCAAAGCTTAACCGATTTTGCAACAAAAACGGTAGAAGATCAAAGATTTCTCAGCATATCGCTCTGGCATGATGACGATACACTAGCACAAAACAATTTGGGCGCACTGTGGGGCGGAAGCCGTCAGAAAAATTTATCAATTGTACTGGGAGAGGATCTTGCTAGGCAGGGAGCTTCTGACTACCTTAAGGC